GTAGCGCTGCCGGTTGATGGCGGCTTCACTGCGCGTTAACGGGAGAAAACCATGACCGGCCCTCTTTCCGGACTCACGGTCCTAGATCTGACCACAGTAATCGCAGGTCCCTATGCAACGCAGATGCTGGGCGACATGGGGGCTGAAATCATCAAAATCGAAGGACCTGCAGGCGACATCATGCGGGCTCCCGGTCCTGCGCGTTCGGCTGGAATGGGGGCAGCATTCCTGAACTGTAACCGGAACAAGGAAAACCTTTGCCTCGACCTTAAAAAGCCCGCCGATTTGGCACGTCTTGCTGAACTTCTCTCCGAGGCCGATGTCTTTGTTCATAACATGCGGATGAAAGCCGCCCGTCGACTAAGGCTTGACCCTGAAACATTGGCTGATCGATATCCCCGGCTCGTTTATTGTGCGATCACGGGTTTCGGTCAAGATGGCCCCTATCGTGATCGGCCAGCTTATGACGATATCATTCAGGCAGCGTCAGGCTGGGCTTCTCTGGCAGCAGATGCGGACGAAGCGCCGAGCTATGCTCCCACTATCGTCGCGGATAAGACCGCAGGGCTGCATGCCGTTTCGGCTATCACCGCGGCATTGTTCCACCGCGAGCGGACAGGTGAGGGACAGGCAATCGAGGTGCCGATGTTTGAGGCGATGGTTTCGTTTCTGGCAATCGAGCATCTTGCCGGCCAAAGTTTTGTACCCTCCAAAGGTCCATGCGGATATAGTCGGCTTCTGACCCCATGGCGCCGACCTTATCGTGCGGCCGACGGCTATATTGCCGTCATGCCCTATACCGCGTCGCACTGGAGCGCTTTCTTCCAAGCCTCGGATAGAGCAGATTGGGCAGCAGATCCTGCTTTGGCAGATGATGCAGAGCGAGCCGCATCTATCGGGCAGCTTTACGAAAGGTTGGCAGATTGCTTGAAAAGTCGAACGGTAGGGGAGTGGGTGAGTCTGCTTGATCAACTGCAGATCCCCTGTTCACCAGTCAACCGGCTCGATGACCTTCCAGGCGATGAACATGTTCGGGCAACAGGACTTTTCTTGCCGGTGGACCATCCGACCGAAGGCGAAATGATCACAGTGCGCCCGCCAGTCCGGTTCTCGCGCACTCCTTGCTCGATCAGGACCCTGGCGCCAGCGCAAAAAGGAGTTTGCTGATGACGGCTACCGTTCCGGTTCTTTCCACCCGAGGCCTCGGCAAGGATTTTGCAGGGTTTACAGCGGTAAAAAATGTCGATCTGGACGTGCATCATGCGCGCATTCATGCGCTAATCGGTCCGAATGGCGCAGGAAAGACCACTGTTTTCAACTTGCTGACCAAGTTCCTGAAACCGACTCGGGGTAAGATCACGCTGAAGGGGCAGGATATCACGCAGACACCGCCTGATAGGGTCGCGCGCATGGGAATGGTGAGATCCTTCCAAATTTCTGCCGTGTTCTCACATCTAACAGTGCACGAGAATGTTAAGGTTGCGTTGCAGCGCCCAGCTCGCCTTGCAACTCAATTCTGGAAACCGCTCTCTGCGCTTGACCGATTGAATGCGCGGGCAGATGAATTGATCGACCAGCTTGGTCTGAGCTCCTATCATGACCATCGCGCCGCCGATCTTTCTTATGGCCGCAAACGTGTACTTGAGATTGCGACGACATTAGCACTGGAACCAAAGATTCTGCTGCTGGACGAGCCCATGGCGGGAATGGGTCAAGAAGATGTGCAGATGGTCGCAAACATCATCCGTGATGTTGCAAAGAGTCGTGCTGTCTTGATGGTCGAGCATAATCTGAACGTGGTCGCCGATATCTGTCACCACGTTACTGTACTGCAGCGCGGTGAGATCATCGCGTCCGGCGATTACGCTACAGTCTCTGCAAATCCCCGCGTCCGCACCGCTTATATGGGAACCGAAGAATGACTGCCCTACTTCTGGAAACAGCCGGCCTACAGGCATGGTATGGAGAGAGCCATGTGCTGCACGGTGTCGACATGCATGTCGACGAAGGCGAGACGGTTTGCATTCTGGGCCGCAACGGCATGGGAAAGACCACAATGCTGCGCTCAATTATGGGCATTGTTCGTAAACGCAGAGGCCAAATCACGTTCGCGGGAAAAGACATGATGTTGGAGCCTGTGCACAAGGTCGCCCGCACTGGGCTGGGCTTTGTTCCAGAGGAACGTGGTATCTTCGCCACGCTCTCTGTAGATGAGAACCTCATGCTGCCGCCCAAGGTTGCCGATGGCGGCATGTCGGTCGCCGAGATCTACGATCTTTTCCCGAATTTGCAGGAACGCCGGAACAGCCCCGGCACCAAGTTATCGGGCGGTGAGCAGCAAATGCTGGCCATGGCTCGGATCCTGCGAACGGGTGCGCGTTGTCTTTTACTGGATGAACCGACTGAGGGCCTTGCCCCGGTTATTATCAACGCCATAGGCGACGTACTGCGAAAACTGAAACAACGCGGTATGACTGTGGTGCTGGTTGAGCAGAACTTCCGCTTCGCCGCCAAAGTAACGGACCGATTTTACCTGATGGATCACGGCACTATGACCAACGAGTTCCCGGTGTCCGACCTGCCAAACCGGATGGAACTGTTGCACGGAGAGCTAGGGGTGTAACCATGACGATGATATTTGGTATTCCTGTTGTCGTGCTGATGGGACAGCTTCTGGTCGGCCTGATCAACGGATCGTTCTACGCGCTGCTGTCGCTTGGCCTTGCTGTCATTTTTGGCCTGCTGCGGGTAATCAATTTCGCCCACGGCGCACTATATATGCTGGGTGCCTTCACGGCATTGCTGCTGCTGACCGTGGGCGGCGTAAACTATTGGTTGGCACTGATCTTGTCACCGCTGATTGTCGGCATGTTTGGAGCGGTCATCGAGCGAACCATGCTCTCGCGCCTTTACAAGCTTGACCATCTCTACGGCTTGCTTTTCACTTTCGGTCTCGCGCTCGCCATTGAGGGCACCTTCCGCTACTTTTACGGAGCTTCGGGGATGCCCTATGCAGCACCCGGCGCACTGTCTGGTGCGGTCGACTTGGGTTTCATGTTGCTGCCTGTTTATCGCGGCTGGGTTGTCATAGTCTCGCTGATCGTTTGCTTGGGCGTGTGGCTCCTCATTGAAAAGACGAAGTTTGGCGCATATCTGCGCGCCGCTACCGAGAACCCGGTTTTAGTTCAAAGCTTTGGTGTCAACGTACCACTTCTGCTGACTCTCACCTATGCGCTCGGCTCGGGGCTGGCGGCTTTCGCAGGAGTTCTGGCGGCGCCAGTTTATCAGGTCAATCCGCTGATGGGATCAAACCTGATCATCATCGTCTTTGCAGTGGTCGTCGTGGGTGGCATGGGGTCAATTCTAGGTGCTATCGTAACCGGCTACATGTTGGGCGTAGTCGAGGGCTTCACAAAGGTCTTTTATCCCGAGGCATCCAATACCGTAATCTTCGTCATCATGACGATTGTCCTGATTCTCCGGCCTGCGGGCCTCTTCGGAAAGGATGTCTGACATGGCCGGAAAATCCCAGCCTATCCAAGCCGAACATATCGTCGTCCACTCCAAGGCCGGACAGCTTCAACTTATGTTGCTGACCCTGATTGCGGTCGCTCTGTTACTTGCGCCGCAGTTTCTGTATCCAATCTTCGTGATGAAGTTATTAGCGTTCGGCCTCTTCGCCGCAGCTTTCAATCTGCTTCTGGGTTTTACTGGTCTTCTATCCTTTGGTCATGCCACATTCTTCGGCGGAGCGGCCTACTTTACCGCTCATGCCGTAAAGGTCTGGGGCTGGTCGCCGGAGGCAGGAATTTCCTTGGGAGTCGCGGGTGCGGCAGGACTTGGCCTGGTGATGGGTGCAATAGCTATCCGTCGCCAAGGTATATATTTTGCCATGATCACTTTGGCTTTGTCGCAGATGTTTTTCTTCTTCTGTCTGCAGGCAAATTTCACCCATGGTGAAGACGGAATCCAGTCCGTGCCGCGCGGTCAACTGTTCGGCGTCTTTGACCTGTCCGATACGATGACCATGTACTATTTTGTATTGGCTATCTTCGTCCTTGGTCTGCTGATCGTCTGGCGGTTCGTGAACTCACCCTTCGGCATGATCCTGAAGTCAATCCGCGAAAACGAGCAGCGTGCAATCTCGCTGGGCTACTCAGTCAGTCGCTACAAGTTGGGGGCCTTTGTTATGTCAGCAGCTCTTACTGGGCTTGCAGGGAGTGTAAAAGCACTAATTTTCCAATTCGCAACCCTTACCGACGTGACTTGGCAAATGTCTGGAGAGGTGATCCTGATGACTCTTTTGGGGGGTATCGGTACGTTGGCCGGGCCAGTGGTCGGAGCGGGGCTAGTGGTGACTCTGCAAAACTACCTTGCAACTTCAGACTTTCCGGTAACTATCATCACTGGCGTCGTTTTCATGATTTGCGTGCTGGTTTTCAGACGCGGCCTGGTTGGCGAACTTTCCGCCAGCAAGCTGGGTCGCAAGCTTGGCTTTCGCTCTGAATCATAATGGTAAACTATCGTTTGAACGGATTTGACCTGAGCCTGTCACAAATTTTTCTGACACTGCTATCTAAGTGTTTGGTCTTGGAGTGTGGTGGTAGATTTCGATTGCCTATATGTTGCCGGTGATCTGTAGCCTACTACCAGGCCGCATTCCTCGCTCGGCAACTTGATGCCGAGCGACTTTGCAGCACAACTAAACGAAACCCGAAAGGTCGCATGAAAGCCGGAACAGAAACGGGGTGAGGATCATTCCAATCCTCCGTTTTCTCATAATAACGGCGGACCACTTCAATGGGGGAGAATCAATCCGCCGGAAATACGCTTGATCCGCCTCATCTCGACAGCTAGTGTCGCGGCAGCACTGCTTGCCACAATGGGTTGTACTCGAATGCCTAGACTGGACGAATTTCCACGCTACAGCAGCGGGGAAACGCCTATCGAGGTCATGATCGATGGTGCTGTAATTCCGGTGAAATTCAGGGCATCCGAACGAAGCAAGCATCTTCTGGTTTCCTTCCACGGTGCGGTTAATCGCGCCAAGCGAACGCCTCCAGTGTTTTCCCCCTATGTCCCGGGGTTGGGGGAAGAGGTTGCGCAGCTTTGCGTTTCCGATCCTTCCATGTTGCTGAAAGGCTCTTTCAGCCTATCATGGTATGCCGGACATGACGGGTTTGCTGCCCAGGAAATACTGCCGCGACTGTTCCAACATATTATCGAAGCAGGGCAGTTCGATAGAAATGTGTTTTTCGGACCATCAGGTGGAGGGTTTGCTGCACTTTACTACTCCAGCTTGGTGCCAGGCAGCATCGTAGTAGCCGCGAATCCTCAGACTAACATGCGTCGCTTTTATCCCGCACACATCAAGAGATATCGGAAGGCGTGCTGG
This sequence is a window from Paracoccus aerodenitrificans. Protein-coding genes within it:
- a CDS encoding CaiB/BaiF CoA transferase family protein, producing MTGPLSGLTVLDLTTVIAGPYATQMLGDMGAEIIKIEGPAGDIMRAPGPARSAGMGAAFLNCNRNKENLCLDLKKPADLARLAELLSEADVFVHNMRMKAARRLRLDPETLADRYPRLVYCAITGFGQDGPYRDRPAYDDIIQAASGWASLAADADEAPSYAPTIVADKTAGLHAVSAITAALFHRERTGEGQAIEVPMFEAMVSFLAIEHLAGQSFVPSKGPCGYSRLLTPWRRPYRAADGYIAVMPYTASHWSAFFQASDRADWAADPALADDAERAASIGQLYERLADCLKSRTVGEWVSLLDQLQIPCSPVNRLDDLPGDEHVRATGLFLPVDHPTEGEMITVRPPVRFSRTPCSIRTLAPAQKGVC
- a CDS encoding ABC transporter ATP-binding protein → MTATVPVLSTRGLGKDFAGFTAVKNVDLDVHHARIHALIGPNGAGKTTVFNLLTKFLKPTRGKITLKGQDITQTPPDRVARMGMVRSFQISAVFSHLTVHENVKVALQRPARLATQFWKPLSALDRLNARADELIDQLGLSSYHDHRAADLSYGRKRVLEIATTLALEPKILLLDEPMAGMGQEDVQMVANIIRDVAKSRAVLMVEHNLNVVADICHHVTVLQRGEIIASGDYATVSANPRVRTAYMGTEE
- a CDS encoding ABC transporter ATP-binding protein, with the translated sequence MTALLLETAGLQAWYGESHVLHGVDMHVDEGETVCILGRNGMGKTTMLRSIMGIVRKRRGQITFAGKDMMLEPVHKVARTGLGFVPEERGIFATLSVDENLMLPPKVADGGMSVAEIYDLFPNLQERRNSPGTKLSGGEQQMLAMARILRTGARCLLLDEPTEGLAPVIINAIGDVLRKLKQRGMTVVLVEQNFRFAAKVTDRFYLMDHGTMTNEFPVSDLPNRMELLHGELGV
- a CDS encoding branched-chain amino acid ABC transporter permease produces the protein MTMIFGIPVVVLMGQLLVGLINGSFYALLSLGLAVIFGLLRVINFAHGALYMLGAFTALLLLTVGGVNYWLALILSPLIVGMFGAVIERTMLSRLYKLDHLYGLLFTFGLALAIEGTFRYFYGASGMPYAAPGALSGAVDLGFMLLPVYRGWVVIVSLIVCLGVWLLIEKTKFGAYLRAATENPVLVQSFGVNVPLLLTLTYALGSGLAAFAGVLAAPVYQVNPLMGSNLIIIVFAVVVVGGMGSILGAIVTGYMLGVVEGFTKVFYPEASNTVIFVIMTIVLILRPAGLFGKDV
- a CDS encoding branched-chain amino acid ABC transporter permease, with product MAGKSQPIQAEHIVVHSKAGQLQLMLLTLIAVALLLAPQFLYPIFVMKLLAFGLFAAAFNLLLGFTGLLSFGHATFFGGAAYFTAHAVKVWGWSPEAGISLGVAGAAGLGLVMGAIAIRRQGIYFAMITLALSQMFFFFCLQANFTHGEDGIQSVPRGQLFGVFDLSDTMTMYYFVLAIFVLGLLIVWRFVNSPFGMILKSIRENEQRAISLGYSVSRYKLGAFVMSAALTGLAGSVKALIFQFATLTDVTWQMSGEVILMTLLGGIGTLAGPVVGAGLVVTLQNYLATSDFPVTIITGVVFMICVLVFRRGLVGELSASKLGRKLGFRSES